Proteins encoded in a region of the Marinobacter arenosus genome:
- a CDS encoding flagellar motor protein: MDILSLLGIVLAFAAILGGNLLEGGALGSLFNGPAALIVVGGTLAATILQTSWPVLKRAFTQVRWVFVPPFISMEDGIGKVIDWSVKARKQGLLGLEGLAEREPEPFAQKGLQLLVDGAETETIRSIMEVDLESREQRDLESAKVFEAMGGYSPTIGIIGAVMGLIQVMTNLEDPQSLGSGIATAFVATIYGVALANLLFFPVANKLRGIIRDRTRYQDMMIDGIIAIADGENPKSIEMRLRGFLQ, translated from the coding sequence ATGGATATCCTCAGTCTGCTCGGTATCGTACTCGCCTTTGCGGCCATCCTGGGTGGCAATTTGCTGGAAGGTGGGGCACTGGGTTCCCTGTTCAACGGTCCGGCAGCGCTCATCGTCGTGGGTGGAACGCTCGCGGCGACCATACTGCAGACATCGTGGCCGGTGTTGAAGCGGGCATTCACCCAGGTCCGTTGGGTGTTCGTGCCGCCGTTTATCAGCATGGAGGATGGCATCGGCAAGGTCATAGACTGGAGTGTGAAAGCGCGCAAGCAGGGGCTGCTTGGTCTTGAGGGTCTGGCGGAACGTGAGCCCGAACCGTTTGCCCAGAAGGGCCTTCAATTGCTGGTGGACGGGGCGGAGACCGAGACCATCCGCAGCATCATGGAAGTGGATCTCGAGTCCCGGGAGCAACGGGACCTGGAGTCGGCGAAGGTGTTCGAGGCCATGGGCGGATATTCGCCCACCATTGGCATCATTGGTGCGGTGATGGGCCTGATCCAGGTCATGACCAATCTGGAAGACCCCCAGTCTCTGGGGAGCGGGATTGCCACTGCCTTCGTGGCGACGATCTACGGTGTCGCCCTGGCGAACCTGCTGTTCTTCCCGGTGGCGAACAAATTAAGGGGCATCATCCGCGACCGAACGCGGTACCAGGACATGATGATCGACGGCATCATTGCCATTGCCGATGGTGAGAACCCGAAATCCATTGAAATGCGACTGCGGGGCTTTCTGCAGTAA
- a CDS encoding protein-glutamate methylesterase/protein-glutamine glutaminase produces MTVSVLVVDDSGFFRKRLTEILTGSGQIKVVGVATNGREGVELAERLRPDVITMDYEMPIMDGISAVREIMKKNPVPVLMFSSLTYEGARVTLDALEAGAVDFLPKNFEEIARDSSQLQKILIDRILDVAQSRPGARSTPAPSAAPSSPARRETAPPSPRPTSPRPAIAPRSAPPTDEPEAPRRTARRGAARHYSVVGIGTSTGGPVALQRVLTSLPASFPAPIVLVQHMPASFTPAFAERLNKLCKIQVRQAEDGDVLRPGLALLAPGGKQMMIENRGGQARVRILPGDERLNYKPCVDVTFGSLARSFPGKTLGVILTGMGSDGKDGCRMMKQTGSVVWSQDEKTSVIYGMPMAVARAGLSDEVLALEEIGPRLMEGVA; encoded by the coding sequence ATGACAGTTTCTGTCCTGGTCGTGGATGATTCAGGGTTCTTTCGAAAACGGCTCACGGAAATTCTGACCGGCTCGGGCCAGATCAAGGTGGTGGGCGTGGCCACCAATGGCCGCGAAGGTGTGGAGCTCGCTGAAAGGCTGCGGCCGGATGTCATCACCATGGATTACGAGATGCCGATCATGGACGGTATTTCGGCGGTACGGGAGATCATGAAAAAGAACCCCGTACCGGTATTGATGTTTTCGTCGCTGACCTATGAGGGAGCCAGGGTCACCCTGGATGCGCTCGAAGCTGGGGCCGTGGATTTCCTGCCGAAGAACTTTGAGGAAATTGCCCGGGATAGCAGTCAGCTTCAAAAAATTCTCATTGATCGGATTCTGGATGTGGCCCAAAGCCGGCCGGGAGCGCGATCAACGCCGGCTCCCAGCGCCGCCCCCTCCTCACCGGCCCGGCGTGAGACCGCCCCTCCAAGCCCGCGCCCGACGTCCCCGCGGCCAGCCATTGCGCCCAGATCGGCACCGCCGACCGACGAGCCGGAAGCGCCCAGACGGACCGCCCGGCGGGGCGCCGCCAGGCATTACAGCGTTGTTGGTATTGGCACCTCCACCGGCGGGCCGGTGGCTCTGCAGCGGGTGCTGACGTCGTTGCCGGCCTCGTTTCCTGCGCCGATCGTTCTGGTTCAGCACATGCCGGCGAGTTTTACGCCGGCATTTGCCGAAAGACTCAATAAGCTCTGCAAGATCCAGGTGCGTCAGGCTGAAGACGGAGACGTGCTCCGACCGGGCCTTGCCTTACTCGCTCCGGGCGGCAAACAGATGATGATCGAAAACCGCGGCGGACAGGCCCGGGTACGTATCCTGCCCGGTGATGAGCGCCTTAACTACAAACCCTGTGTCGATGTCACATTCGGCTCGCTGGCCCGAAGTTTCCCCGGCAAGACCCTGGGGGTCATCCTGACGGGCATGGGCTCGGATGGTAAGGATGGCTGCCGGATGATGAAGCAGACCGGATCGGTTGTCTGGTCCCAGGATGAAAAAACCTCGGTCATCTATGGCATGCCGATGGCGGTGGCCCGGGCAGGACTCAGTGACGAAGTTCTGGCACTCGAAGAGATCGGGCCGCGACTGATGGAAGGGGTCGCCTGA
- a CDS encoding chemotaxis protein CheA yields MAFDADDEILQDFLVEAGEILEKLSEQLVDLERHPDDSDLLNAIFRGFHTVKGGAGFLQLDALVNCCHSAENVFDTLRNHKRKVDAELMDVVLEALDHVNAMFEQVRNHEDLTPAPDALIAALDAFAEPQGNAGQRSSEVPAETGQGGAEEGGDITDDEFEQLLDALQDGGDVTSGQPASAGESSGAPAGDSGDDEITDDEFEALLDQLHGKGQFAGAPAHDEPAAGAGPAEPASSGKDDDLITDDEFEKLLDELHGKGSGPTATDTEKAAGAGSSAAEAPKAPAAKQKKDEAPGSAEHSAPATKAAAPATPARDAAPAAETTVRVDTKRLDDIMNMVGELVLVRNRLQRLGAASDDEHMQKAVSNLDVVTTDLQSAVMQTRMQPIKKVFGRFPRVVRDLARSLKKEVNLVMHGEETDLDKNLVEALSDPLVHLVRNSVDHGIEAPDVREKAGKPRQGTVTLSAEQEGDHILLSIEDDGAGMDPEVLRRKAVEKGIYEQDAADRLTDNECFNLIFAAGFSTKEQISDVSGRGVGMDVVKTKIGQLNGQINIVSERGKGSRIIIKVPLTLAIMPTLMIMLGDQSFALPLVNVVEIFHLDLTKTNVVDGRECIVVRDKVFPLFHIKRWLVKNAAREDEPENAHVVIVAMGTKQVGFVVDQLVGQEEVVIKPLGRALQGTPGMAGATITGDGRIALIIDVPSLLQHYS; encoded by the coding sequence ATGGCGTTTGATGCTGATGATGAGATTTTGCAGGACTTCCTCGTGGAGGCCGGCGAAATTCTCGAGAAGCTGTCGGAGCAACTGGTCGATCTTGAGCGACACCCCGACGACAGTGATCTGTTGAACGCCATTTTCCGCGGCTTTCACACGGTCAAAGGTGGCGCGGGTTTCCTCCAGCTCGATGCCCTGGTGAATTGCTGCCACTCCGCCGAGAACGTCTTCGATACCCTGCGCAACCACAAACGCAAGGTGGATGCGGAGCTGATGGACGTGGTCCTCGAGGCTCTCGATCACGTCAACGCCATGTTTGAACAGGTCCGGAATCACGAGGACCTGACGCCCGCCCCGGATGCACTGATTGCTGCCCTCGATGCGTTCGCGGAGCCTCAGGGCAATGCCGGTCAACGATCATCAGAAGTCCCCGCCGAGACCGGGCAAGGCGGCGCTGAAGAGGGCGGTGATATCACCGACGATGAGTTTGAACAGCTGCTGGACGCCCTTCAGGACGGGGGTGACGTAACCTCGGGTCAGCCCGCCAGTGCTGGTGAGTCCTCAGGTGCGCCTGCCGGGGACTCCGGTGATGACGAGATCACCGATGACGAGTTCGAGGCCCTGCTCGACCAACTTCATGGCAAGGGCCAGTTTGCCGGCGCTCCGGCGCACGATGAGCCTGCTGCCGGCGCCGGGCCGGCCGAACCGGCGTCGTCGGGTAAAGACGATGACCTGATTACCGACGATGAGTTCGAAAAGCTACTGGACGAACTGCACGGGAAGGGTAGTGGGCCCACCGCCACCGATACTGAGAAGGCCGCCGGAGCCGGGTCGTCTGCCGCTGAAGCGCCGAAAGCGCCCGCAGCCAAGCAGAAAAAGGACGAAGCGCCGGGGTCCGCCGAGCACTCCGCGCCGGCGACCAAGGCCGCGGCGCCAGCCACTCCAGCCAGAGATGCGGCGCCGGCGGCGGAGACCACGGTGCGGGTGGATACCAAGCGTCTTGACGACATCATGAACATGGTCGGCGAACTGGTACTGGTGCGAAACCGGCTTCAGCGGCTGGGTGCGGCCAGTGATGATGAACACATGCAGAAGGCCGTATCCAACCTGGATGTGGTGACGACTGATCTTCAGTCCGCCGTCATGCAGACGCGCATGCAGCCCATCAAGAAGGTGTTCGGCCGATTCCCCCGCGTGGTCCGTGACCTTGCCCGAAGTCTGAAAAAAGAGGTGAACCTCGTCATGCACGGCGAGGAGACCGATCTGGATAAGAACCTGGTGGAGGCCCTGTCGGATCCACTGGTTCACCTGGTGAGGAATTCGGTCGATCACGGTATCGAAGCACCGGACGTCCGCGAGAAGGCGGGCAAACCGAGGCAGGGTACCGTTACCTTGTCAGCCGAGCAGGAAGGGGATCATATCCTCCTGTCCATCGAGGACGATGGTGCGGGTATGGACCCGGAAGTGCTGCGTCGTAAGGCCGTTGAGAAGGGTATCTACGAACAGGATGCAGCGGACCGGCTGACCGACAACGAATGCTTCAACCTGATTTTTGCCGCCGGTTTCTCGACCAAGGAGCAAATCTCCGATGTCTCCGGTCGCGGAGTCGGCATGGATGTGGTCAAAACCAAGATCGGCCAGCTCAATGGCCAGATCAACATCGTGTCCGAGCGGGGCAAGGGCTCACGGATCATCATCAAGGTTCCGCTCACCCTGGCGATCATGCCAACGCTGATGATCATGCTCGGCGACCAGTCGTTCGCCCTGCCGCTGGTGAACGTCGTGGAGATTTTCCACCTGGATCTGACCAAGACCAACGTTGTCGACGGGCGCGAGTGCATCGTTGTGCGGGACAAGGTGTTCCCGCTGTTCCACATCAAGCGGTGGCTGGTGAAAAACGCCGCCCGTGAGGACGAGCCGGAGAATGCCCACGTCGTGATCGTGGCCATGGGCACCAAACAGGTTGGTTTTGTCGTCGATCAACTGGTGGGCCAGGAAGAAGTCGTCATCAAGCCGTTGGGCCGGGCGCTGCAGGGTACGCCGGGTATGGCCGGTGCAACCATAACCGGCGACGGGCGTATCGCCCTGATTATTGATGTTCCCAGCCTGCTGCAACATTACAGCTGA
- a CDS encoding protein phosphatase CheZ translates to MSDSNKNHRSLDPEATEKLKRQSAELAASLEAGDYAQAMTVINELSEVRDQSLYREVGRLTRSLHEAIRNFQVDPRSAEQQEALSKMTDASDRLEYVVRMTSQAANRTMDLVEETMPLAHSVRDEASALRDEWQRLRRREMQPAEFRELYGRIDQFFVSLTTDADSIYRNLSEILLAQDFQDLTGQVIQKVTTLVKEVEEQMLSLVVMASHVDQITGTVHQIDEIQVSAEEGVGPQIKADERDDVVSGQDDVDDLLSSLGF, encoded by the coding sequence ATGAGCGACAGCAACAAGAACCATCGTAGCCTTGATCCGGAGGCGACGGAGAAGCTCAAGCGTCAGAGCGCCGAGTTGGCCGCAAGCCTGGAGGCCGGAGATTACGCTCAGGCCATGACCGTGATCAATGAACTCAGTGAGGTTAGGGACCAGAGTCTCTACCGCGAGGTTGGCCGGCTGACCCGAAGTCTTCATGAAGCGATCCGCAACTTTCAGGTGGATCCGCGCAGCGCCGAACAACAGGAAGCGCTGTCAAAAATGACCGATGCCTCGGACCGGCTCGAGTATGTGGTACGGATGACCAGCCAGGCGGCCAACCGCACCATGGATCTGGTGGAGGAGACCATGCCTTTGGCCCACTCCGTCCGCGATGAAGCCTCAGCGCTTCGGGATGAATGGCAGCGATTGCGTCGCCGGGAAATGCAGCCAGCCGAGTTTCGAGAGCTTTATGGTCGGATCGACCAGTTCTTTGTCAGCCTGACAACGGACGCGGATTCGATATACCGGAATCTTTCGGAAATTCTGCTGGCCCAGGATTTCCAGGACCTGACCGGGCAAGTGATCCAGAAGGTCACCACCCTGGTGAAAGAAGTAGAAGAACAGATGCTCAGCCTCGTGGTTATGGCGAGCCATGTGGACCAGATAACCGGCACCGTACACCAGATTGACGAAATCCAGGTTTCGGCAGAAGAGGGTGTTGGCCCGCAGATCAAGGCTGATGAGCGTGACGATGTGGTTTCGGGGCAGGATGACGTTGATGACCTGTTGTCCAGTCTCGGATTCTGA
- the cheY gene encoding chemotaxis response regulator CheY, translating to MDKNMKILIVDDFSTMRRIIKNLLRDLGFSNTDEADDGNTALPMLKSGKYDFLVTDWNMPGMTGLDLLKSVRADENLKTLPVLMVTAEAKRDQIVAAAQAGVNGYVVKPFTAAVLKEKIEKIFERIQ from the coding sequence TTGGACAAGAACATGAAAATCCTGATTGTGGATGACTTTTCCACAATGCGACGGATCATCAAGAACCTGCTGCGTGATTTGGGTTTCAGCAACACCGATGAGGCGGACGATGGCAACACAGCCCTGCCGATGCTGAAAAGCGGAAAGTACGATTTTCTGGTGACGGACTGGAACATGCCGGGAATGACGGGGCTGGATCTGCTGAAGTCCGTGCGCGCCGATGAGAACCTGAAGACGTTGCCCGTGCTGATGGTAACGGCCGAGGCCAAGCGGGATCAGATTGTGGCTGCCGCACAGGCCGGGGTGAATGGCTACGTCGTCAAGCCGTTCACCGCAGCCGTCCTCAAAGAAAAGATTGAGAAAATCTTCGAACGCATTCAGTAA
- a CDS encoding RNA polymerase sigma factor FliA, with the protein MTLAKHLGIYQQSDAKSPSRLIEEHAPLVKKIALHLMARLPASVQLDDLMQAGMIGLLESAQRYSSTKGATFETYAGIRIRGAMVDEIRKGDWVPRSVHRNARRISQAIKAVEDRLGREAQDQEVAEELGMELSEYHASLSDANSGRLFSLDELNESGELPIEEAETSDNPLDGLASDAFRRNLAVAIEELPEREKLVLSLYYQEELNLKEIGAVLGVSESRVSQIHSQAALRLRGRLADWRRDADD; encoded by the coding sequence ATGACATTGGCGAAACATCTGGGAATCTATCAGCAGTCGGATGCGAAAAGTCCTTCTCGACTCATTGAAGAGCATGCGCCGCTGGTCAAGAAAATAGCCCTTCATCTCATGGCCAGGTTGCCCGCCTCGGTGCAACTGGATGATTTGATGCAGGCGGGCATGATCGGACTGCTCGAATCTGCCCAACGCTACAGCTCCACCAAGGGCGCTACCTTCGAAACCTACGCCGGCATTCGGATTCGGGGTGCCATGGTGGACGAGATCCGCAAAGGTGACTGGGTGCCCCGCTCGGTCCACCGAAATGCCCGCCGGATATCCCAGGCCATCAAGGCCGTCGAAGACCGACTCGGTCGCGAAGCCCAGGACCAGGAAGTTGCGGAGGAACTGGGTATGGAGTTATCCGAGTACCACGCCTCGCTTTCCGATGCCAACAGTGGACGACTTTTTAGCCTCGATGAGCTCAATGAATCCGGTGAGCTGCCGATAGAGGAAGCAGAGACCAGTGATAATCCGCTGGACGGTCTGGCATCCGATGCGTTCCGGCGCAACCTGGCCGTGGCCATTGAAGAGCTGCCGGAGCGCGAAAAGTTGGTCCTGAGCCTGTACTACCAGGAAGAGCTGAACCTCAAGGAAATCGGCGCCGTTCTGGGTGTCAGTGAGAGCCGTGTCAGCCAGATTCACAGTCAGGCCGCGCTGCGACTGCGAGGACGTCTCGCAGACTGGCGCCGGGATGCAGATGACTGA